From one Methanocalculus alkaliphilus genomic stretch:
- the glmM gene encoding phosphoglucosamine mutase, with translation MAKELFGTNGVRGVIGTEMNPELVMRIGSALGTMIKGRIAVGRDTRTSGEALASAMRAGLLSTGCDVVDVGILPTPALQYLVREHYDGGAMITASHNPPEYNGVKVIEGDGTEMGDDRTIQLEALIKSRDVTVADWRAVGRLTDESQRVEEYISSIVTQFPEKICQGMTVVVDPGSGPAATTTPEILRRMGAAIHTINARFDGTFPGRLPEPTPEGLAPLSEMVRATGAAFGVAHDGDADRAVFVDEKGVFVDENVTFALLAEAACKEKTGLVITPVSTSDLIADVASACGCRTITTPVGSIYVARTMRKYIEEGHTVAFGGEGNGGLIFPNHQFCRDGGMTAAAMAALIAGTAEPISGLAGRLPSYTMLKEKIHTRDPKRLISKMKECADGISLDETDGIRIRWKDAWALLRPSGTEPFVRLYVESRDPIKAEEKKKTILDQINH, from the coding sequence ATGGCAAAGGAGCTCTTTGGCACCAATGGTGTCCGGGGCGTTATCGGAACTGAAATGAACCCCGAACTTGTTATGAGAATCGGATCTGCACTCGGGACAATGATCAAAGGCAGAATCGCCGTGGGGCGGGACACGCGAACATCCGGTGAGGCGCTCGCTTCAGCGATGCGAGCAGGCCTCTTGTCCACCGGATGTGATGTCGTCGATGTTGGTATACTCCCCACACCCGCACTTCAGTACCTCGTCAGAGAGCATTATGACGGAGGGGCAATGATCACCGCCTCGCATAACCCCCCTGAATATAATGGTGTAAAAGTGATCGAGGGGGATGGAACAGAGATGGGTGATGATCGGACCATCCAGCTTGAAGCACTCATCAAATCACGGGACGTCACGGTGGCTGACTGGAGAGCCGTCGGGAGACTGACCGATGAAAGCCAGAGGGTAGAGGAGTATATCTCCTCAATCGTGACACAGTTCCCGGAGAAGATATGTCAGGGGATGACCGTTGTTGTTGATCCGGGTTCAGGACCCGCTGCAACGACAACCCCGGAAATATTGAGGAGGATGGGTGCAGCCATTCATACCATCAACGCCAGGTTCGATGGCACATTCCCAGGACGCCTCCCTGAACCCACACCTGAAGGTTTGGCACCACTCTCAGAGATGGTGCGTGCAACCGGAGCAGCATTTGGTGTAGCCCATGACGGGGATGCCGACAGGGCAGTCTTTGTCGATGAGAAGGGAGTCTTTGTCGATGAGAACGTTACGTTTGCCCTGCTTGCTGAGGCAGCCTGTAAAGAAAAGACCGGACTTGTCATCACTCCCGTCAGCACCTCAGATCTGATAGCTGACGTCGCCTCCGCATGTGGATGCAGAACCATCACAACACCGGTCGGCAGCATATATGTCGCCAGAACAATGCGGAAGTATATCGAAGAAGGACATACAGTTGCATTCGGGGGAGAAGGGAATGGCGGCCTCATCTTCCCAAATCACCAGTTCTGCCGTGATGGGGGAATGACAGCCGCTGCGATGGCTGCCCTGATCGCCGGGACTGCAGAGCCCATATCCGGCCTTGCAGGGAGGCTCCCGTCATACACCATGCTGAAGGAGAAGATACATACGCGTGACCCCAAACGACTCATCAGCAAAATGAAAGAGTGTGCCGATGGAATCTCTCTTGATGAGACGGACGGTATTCGTATCCGGTGGAAAGATGCATGGGCACTCCTTCGCCCCTCCGGAACAGAACCTTTTGTGAGGCTCTATGTCGAATCCAGGGATCCGATAAAGGCTGAAGAGAAGAAAAAAACCATCCTTGACCAAATCAATCATTGA
- a CDS encoding DUF5806 family protein has protein sequence MSYAEGGSDPGGDDRSEEISKYRKFRKVDGATYRKVNQFLRKHTYITAREWAIARLCSDFKTTAGAEMTFIGENLPQLVPFMQEPYSPQAVNQARTAFKRKVRKSGATFFYGAMCGFFTLDELDDILFESSEIARFLLEVEGTSIEIDDEIEIEDRITEIMRRLGDSANVLLRERAERPAPDNQVSPTTMEPEDGE, from the coding sequence ATGAGCTATGCAGAGGGAGGGAGTGATCCCGGCGGCGATGATCGGAGCGAGGAGATCTCAAAATACCGGAAGTTCCGCAAGGTTGATGGCGCAACATACCGGAAGGTCAACCAGTTTCTGAGAAAGCACACCTACATCACCGCACGTGAATGGGCAATCGCACGCCTCTGCTCGGACTTCAAGACGACGGCGGGGGCAGAGATGACCTTTATCGGTGAAAACCTCCCACAGCTCGTTCCATTCATGCAGGAACCCTACTCACCGCAGGCAGTCAACCAGGCACGCACAGCCTTCAAGCGGAAAGTCCGAAAGTCGGGAGCCACGTTCTTTTATGGAGCAATGTGTGGCTTCTTCACGCTTGACGAACTCGATGATATCCTCTTTGAGTCAAGTGAAATAGCCCGCTTTCTTCTGGAGGTCGAAGGCACCTCAATCGAGATTGATGACGAGATCGAAATTGAGGATCGAATCACCGAGATCATGCGGCGACTTGGCGACTCTGCAAATGTCCTTCTGAGAGAGCGGGCAGAGCGGCCTGCGCCAGACAATCAGGTATCACCCACCACAATGGAGCCGGAAGATGGAGAATAA
- a CDS encoding RNA-guided endonuclease InsQ/TnpB family protein: MLLTMKVKLHPTEDQHQKLLRTMEHFNEACNYISEFAWRNKVFNKVELQKNLYYEIRGTFSLSSQMVIRAIGKVSESYLADRSGYHEFRPHGAIIYDQRLLTIKTPDTCSILTLDGREMVSMSYGRYQPLDLKRVKGQADLALIKNQFYLLIVVDVPEEPQIEPEEIIGVDLGIANIATTSTGETFSGQKCTESRKRYTRIKADLQSVGTWDAKKHLKKLSGKERRFKNDTNHCISKQIVAEAKGTQSGIALEDLTGIRDRTPGYKALAAAIGKWAFYEIAMYIRYKAHMAGLPVYLVDPHYTSQECSHCGYTSRENRKTQSDFFCIKCGYTDNADINAAKNIASRADVNQPIALRPEPKRSGRWKGKPTALAVGS, from the coding sequence ATGCTTCTGACGATGAAGGTGAAGCTCCATCCAACCGAGGATCAGCACCAGAAACTGCTCCGTACAATGGAGCATTTCAACGAAGCATGTAACTATATTTCAGAATTTGCCTGGAGAAACAAGGTTTTTAACAAAGTCGAACTTCAAAAGAACCTGTACTATGAAATTCGCGGTACATTCTCCCTGTCATCTCAAATGGTAATTCGTGCGATTGGCAAAGTATCCGAAAGTTACCTTGCGGATCGATCCGGCTACCATGAGTTCAGGCCTCATGGAGCAATCATCTATGATCAACGTCTCCTGACGATAAAGACTCCTGATACCTGTTCTATCCTGACACTTGACGGAAGAGAGATGGTATCGATGTCATACGGCAGATACCAGCCTCTCGATCTCAAACGGGTAAAGGGTCAGGCTGATCTCGCCCTCATCAAGAACCAGTTCTATCTCCTGATCGTGGTGGACGTACCTGAAGAACCACAGATTGAGCCTGAGGAGATCATCGGAGTCGATCTCGGTATCGCCAATATCGCAACAACATCGACAGGTGAAACCTTCTCCGGGCAGAAATGTACTGAATCCAGAAAGAGATACACCCGTATTAAAGCGGATCTTCAATCCGTTGGTACATGGGACGCAAAAAAACATCTCAAAAAACTCAGTGGAAAAGAACGCCGATTCAAGAATGATACAAACCACTGTATCAGCAAACAGATCGTCGCTGAAGCCAAAGGCACACAATCCGGTATCGCGTTGGAAGATCTGACAGGTATCCGTGATCGGACACCCGGTTATAAGGCATTAGCAGCGGCAATCGGTAAATGGGCGTTTTATGAGATAGCAATGTACATCCGATATAAAGCACATATGGCTGGTCTCCCGGTCTACCTCGTTGATCCCCACTATACATCCCAAGAATGTTCCCATTGTGGATATACGAGCAGGGAAAATCGGAAAACCCAGTCTGACTTCTTCTGTATCAAATGTGGATATACGGATAATGCGGATATCAATGCCGCAAAAAACATTGCATCAAGGGCTGATGTCAACCAGCCTATCGCACTCCGTCCTGAACCAAAGCGCTCAGGAAGATGGAAGGGCAAGCCCACGGCTTTAGCCGTGGGTAGTTGA
- the xerA gene encoding site-specific tyrosine recombinase/integron integrase, producing MAPRQRTFSLWIPRYINHLTMRNYSEKTLDTYRRVLLDFCAYRSGAVGEDDPSIETDGYEITDFLAQTSAMRGLSATTMNRYLSTLSSFFKFLVGQNMIESNPVLGVDRPKIKDRELLYLKHNDVIGLLDQIEDARDRLLVRTIYSTGVRVSELCGIRIDHIDFDEETIRIRGKGGKIRTVFIDPETLHEIRLFINGRDAGPLFVGQKGAPLSSRTVQHIFRKYAPSGITPHKIRHSYASELYRRSKNLRVVQENLGHSSIKTTEVYLHTDLEERRRVYQEHFPLSER from the coding sequence ATGGCCCCACGCCAGCGAACATTCTCTCTCTGGATTCCACGGTATATTAACCACCTGACCATGCGAAACTATTCAGAGAAGACGCTGGATACCTATCGGCGAGTGCTCCTTGATTTTTGTGCATATCGCAGCGGTGCTGTGGGGGAGGACGATCCCTCCATTGAGACGGATGGATATGAGATAACTGACTTTCTTGCACAGACTTCTGCGATGCGTGGCCTCTCCGCAACGACGATGAACCGTTATCTTTCTACCCTGAGTTCATTCTTCAAATTCCTCGTCGGGCAGAATATGATCGAGAGCAATCCGGTTCTGGGGGTGGATCGTCCAAAGATCAAGGACAGGGAGCTGCTCTACCTGAAACATAATGATGTCATCGGGCTCTTAGATCAGATTGAGGATGCCAGGGATCGCCTTCTGGTCAGGACGATCTACTCAACAGGGGTCAGGGTCTCTGAGCTCTGCGGGATTAGGATTGATCATATCGACTTTGATGAGGAAACAATACGCATCCGTGGGAAGGGGGGGAAGATCAGGACTGTCTTTATTGATCCCGAGACGCTTCATGAGATCAGGTTGTTCATCAATGGCAGGGATGCCGGCCCGCTCTTCGTTGGACAGAAAGGTGCTCCTCTCTCCTCAAGGACTGTTCAGCATATCTTCCGGAAGTACGCACCCTCCGGGATCACTCCACACAAAATCCGGCATAGCTATGCCAGTGAGCTGTACCGCAGATCAAAGAACCTCAGGGTCGTTCAGGAGAATCTCGGCCACTCCTCCATCAAGACGACCGAGGTCTACCTGCATACCGATCTTGAGGAGCGGCGCAGGGTCTATCAGGAACACTTCCCGTTATCTGAGAGATGA
- a CDS encoding tautomerase family protein: protein MPVITIQMSEGKTREQKERVASDVTKTIAETFGIDPTTVILFFQEMPRESIAKGGELLSQQ, encoded by the coding sequence ATGCCAGTCATCACTATCCAGATGTCGGAAGGAAAGACCCGCGAACAAAAAGAGAGGGTCGCATCAGATGTAACAAAGACCATCGCCGAGACATTCGGCATCGATCCGACAACAGTTATTCTCTTTTTTCAGGAGATGCCACGAGAAAGTATTGCCAAAGGTGGAGAGCTGTTATCACAGCAGTAA